The following proteins are co-located in the Silene latifolia isolate original U9 population chromosome 1, ASM4854445v1, whole genome shotgun sequence genome:
- the LOC141608491 gene encoding tetrahydroanabasine acetyltransferase-like: MEVTIQETITIFPSNSPFNENHVLPLSDLDTDRNLDVTFRYFRVYSNQNNEPDPFNLITTALAEALVPYYPFTGCLQRNNAEDGRVELHCNLGSRVPMVRATLDSTLESVNYLDDPDESFSEQLVPNPDPNEAMDHPMVLQITMFKCGGYVLGPVVQNMLCDGLGASEFFNWVAELTRDSNKTRSKPDWNRVGLLGPREPLSVEFPFGELLTLDKDFSPYLQPVGPVGKVCFDMDDAMLDRFKAYLLEKSGSRFTTFEALGAFIWQAKVKSSKIQSNEKVKFAYLMNIRKLMNPPLPKGYWGNACTQMYVQLTSKELQDLPIWEIAELIKKSKYNATNEYVRSYIDFQKINYEKGISGGTEVSGFTDWKHIGHSTVDFGSGGPVTVFPLSKNFLGSMEPCYFLPFSSVDKEKMRGFKLLVYLREYAMEGFKEEMEKLCGEKYA, from the exons ATGGAAGTCACTATCCAAGAAACCATCACCATTTTTCCATCCAACTCTCCTTTCAATGAAAACCATGTCCTCCCTCTTTCTGACCTCGACACTGACCGCAATCTCGACGTAACATTCCGTTACTTTCGAGTCTACTCCAACCAAAATAATGAACCCGACCCATTTAACCTGATCACTACCGCCCTTGCGGAAGCACTGGTCCCCTATTACCCTTTCACTGGCTGTCTTCAGCGCAACAACGCTGAAGACGGCCGTGTTGAGTTACATTGTAACTTAGGTAGTAGAGTCCCTATGGTACGAGCCACATTGGACTCCACCTTAGAGTCAGTAAATTACTTAGACGACCCAGATGAGTCGTTTTCAGAACAATTAGTCCCAAACCCGGATCCGAATGAGGCCATGGACCATCCAATGGTGTTACAAATTACCATGTTCAAGTGTGGAGGGTACGTTCTCGGGCCAGTCGTACAAAATATGTTGTGTGATGGACTCGGGGCGTCCGAGTTTTTTAATTGGGTAGCCGAGCTAACCCGTGATTCAAACAAAACCCGGTCTAAACCGGACTGGAACCGGGTTGGTTTACTCGGACCGAGAGAGCCACTTTCTGTTGAATTTCCATTTGGAGAGTTGTTGACCTTGGATAAGGACTTTTCACCTTACTTACAACCGGTCGGACCGGTTGGTAAGGTGTGCTTTGATATGGATGATGCCATGCTTGACCGGTTCAAGGCTTATTTGTTAGAGAAATCCGGTTCTCGGTTTACTACCTTTGAAGCTTTAGGTGCTTTCATATGGCAAGCAAA AGTAAAATCATCGAAGATTCAAAGCAACGAGAAAGTGAAATTTGCATACCTAATGAACATAAGAAAACTTATGAACCCACCATTACCAAAAGGATATTGGGGAAATGCATGCACACAAATGTACGTACAACTCACATCAAAAGAATTACAAGACCTACCAATTTGGGAAATTGCGGAATTAATCAAAAAAAGCAAATACAATGCAACAAATGAATATGTAAGATCATACATTGATTTTCaaaaaattaattatgaaaaaggTATTTCTGGAGGAACTGAGGTAAGTGGGTTCACTGATTGGAAACATATTGGACATTCTACGGTCGATTTTGGGTCAGGCGGTCCGGTTACGGTTTTTCCGCTTTCTAAGAACTTTCTTGGTAGTATGGAGCCTTGTTACTTCTTGCCTTTCAGTTCTGTTGATAAGGAGAAGATGCGTGGGTTTAAGCTTCTTGTTTATCTAAGAGAGTATGCAATGGAGGGGTTTAAGGAAGAAATGGAGAAATTATGTGGAGAGAAATATGCTTGA